One region of Centropristis striata isolate RG_2023a ecotype Rhode Island chromosome 3, C.striata_1.0, whole genome shotgun sequence genomic DNA includes:
- the LOC131968832 gene encoding trypsin-like, whose protein sequence is MMSLLMCLCCVLMDLMTVHSHVLMQGRIVGGHTAAPNSVKYIVSLQSTRGQHFCGGSLVHRYWVLTAAHCNIGAEHMMIVAGDYIVNSFEGTEQYAKPHRLVPHPRYNRSTNNADIMLIKLRAPIVLNRYVSLAPLPRQGTGVVEGLVCRVSGWGYNNLGEGQAPFTLRTVTVPIVSNARCNSSESFNGNITANMICAGYTTGGKDACKGDSGGPLVCRGCAYGVVSWGNGCGDPKFPGVYTAVSKFRRWIDQTIYGSHLRCSRY, encoded by the exons ATGATGAGTCTgctcatgtgtttgtgttgtgtgctAATGGACCTCATGACAGTCCACA GTCATGTGCTCATGCAGGGCCGTATAGTCGGTGGTCACACCGCTGCACCAAACTCCGTCAAATACATTGTGTCACTGCAGAGCACCCGAGGCCAACACTTCTGTGGTGGATCATTGGTTCACAGGTACTGGGTGCTGACAGCAGCGCACTGTAACATCGG GGCAGAGCACATGATGATAGTGGCGGGCGACTACATCGTAAACAGCTTTGAGGGTACGGAGCAGTACGCTAAACCCCACAGGCTGGTTCCCCACCCGCGCTACAACAGGAGCACCAACAATGCTGACATCATGCTCATTAAG CTGCGGGCCCCCATAGTGCTGAACAGGTACGTGTCGCTGGCGCCTCTGCCCAGGCAGGGGACAGGAGTGGTCGAAGGCTTGGTGTGTCGGGTGTCCGGGTGGGGCTACAACAACCTGGGTGAAGGCCAGGCCCCCTTCACCCTGAGGACAGTCACAGTGCCCATTGTTTCAAATGCAAGGTGTAACAGCAGCGAGTCATTTAACGGTAACATCACAGCAAACATGATCTGTGCTGGCTACACGACTGGAGGAAAAGATGCATGCAAG GGAGACTCTGGCGGTCCACTGGTGTGTAGGGGGTGTGCCTACGGCGTGGTCTCCTGGGGCAACGGCTGTGGTGATCCTAAGTTTCCAGGAGTCTACACGGCTGTGTCCAAATTCCGCCGGTGGATAGACCAAACCATCTACGGGTCCCACCTACGCTGTAGCAGATACTGA
- the camk2n1 gene encoding calcium/calmodulin-dependent protein kinase II inhibitor 2-like codes for MSEVLPFNEENMSHYGNEGDEGHLSFTCRLQDTNNFFNGSQNKRPPKLGQIGRSKRVVIEDENGDDGALKNGTEKTPAEA; via the exons ATGTCGGAAGTGCTGCCTTTCAACGAAGAAAATATGAGTCATTATGGAAATGAGGGCGACGAGGGACACCTTTCCTTCACCTGTCGTCTTCAAGACACCAACAACTTCTTCAATGGATCACAGAACAAACGTCCGCCGAAACTCGGACAAATAGGCAGGAGCAAACGGG TTGTGATTGAGGATGAGAATGGCGACGACGGAGCACTGAAAAATGGAACAGAGAAGACCCCGGCAGAGGCTTAG